One window from the genome of Streptococcus parasanguinis encodes:
- a CDS encoding GH92 family glycosyl hydrolase, which translates to MRTHCQTIDTRWGSDNHPHYSHGNTLPYTGVPFGMNYFLPQTTHEQGAWFFNPNLPIFQGFRLTHQPSPWIGDYAWCLITPITGDIASSDLFRRQSSYSMKEAVFQPHYLRFFSERYQIQSELVPSRYGAVMRFRAPEKLTLCFHAAKELEDLTLTDQTCHFHILDQAHTADTSYSFYLQWQFSQPIESVTHIDQDLFLTFASNEVTVQLGTSYLSQDMAHSHLPHLSLEEAKKEASDQWNQLLKRIEVKDAGGRDQAFFDHCLYRLLLFPQTFYETDTEGNDWHLDVTHNEIKPGKAYTNIGFWDLFRTSFPLFSLVYPDYYRHFLEGFLNTYKDTGFLPKWLAPDERGMMPGTLIDGVFADAVTKGIAPDLHENMLTAMLQTAQKTDPTQHFGRHGNESYKTLGYLPDDFHESVSHSLDYAYSDFCIATVAKQLSHAETAARYATSSLSYRTLYDAQTGFMRARSTNGNFKEPFSPTSWGGDYAECSATQATFGALHDLSGLIELMGGKKAFTQRLLDLANQKPQFDVRGYGYEIHEMSEMAQAPFGQIAISNQPSFHIPYLFRHSLHPEYTNLLIHQIRSQAFHQDFQAYPGDEDNGSLSAWYIWSVLGLYPTCPGKPIYDLGLPLFKEVLLHLPNHELKICANSHTAGAYFIQKALLDGKEKQEISHQDLLEAQLLQFDLSWLPPHA; encoded by the coding sequence ATGCGCACACATTGCCAAACCATCGATACCCGCTGGGGAAGCGATAATCATCCCCACTATTCCCACGGAAATACCCTCCCTTATACCGGGGTCCCTTTTGGGATGAACTACTTCCTTCCCCAGACGACACACGAACAAGGAGCTTGGTTTTTCAACCCCAATCTCCCTATTTTTCAGGGATTTCGTCTCACCCACCAGCCTAGTCCTTGGATAGGAGACTACGCTTGGTGCCTCATCACGCCCATCACAGGAGATATTGCAAGTTCCGACCTCTTCCGTCGCCAAAGCAGTTATTCGATGAAAGAAGCCGTTTTCCAGCCTCACTACCTCCGTTTTTTTTCGGAACGTTATCAGATTCAAAGCGAGCTGGTTCCAAGCCGCTACGGGGCTGTCATGCGCTTTCGAGCACCAGAAAAGCTAACACTCTGCTTTCATGCAGCAAAGGAACTAGAGGACTTGACTCTGACAGACCAAACCTGCCACTTTCACATTCTGGATCAGGCCCATACCGCAGATACTTCATACTCTTTCTATCTCCAGTGGCAATTTAGCCAGCCGATTGAGAGCGTCACTCACATCGATCAAGATCTTTTTCTGACCTTTGCTAGCAATGAAGTGACCGTCCAATTAGGAACTTCTTATCTGTCCCAAGACATGGCTCACAGCCATCTTCCCCACCTTTCTCTAGAGGAAGCTAAAAAAGAAGCATCCGATCAATGGAATCAGCTGCTAAAACGAATTGAAGTAAAAGATGCCGGAGGGCGTGACCAAGCCTTTTTCGACCATTGCCTGTACCGACTCCTCCTTTTCCCTCAAACCTTTTATGAAACAGATACCGAGGGAAATGACTGGCACCTGGATGTCACTCATAATGAAATCAAACCAGGAAAAGCTTATACCAATATCGGATTCTGGGATCTCTTCCGAACATCTTTTCCGCTCTTTAGCCTTGTCTACCCCGATTATTACCGTCACTTTCTCGAAGGATTTTTAAACACTTACAAGGATACTGGTTTTCTACCAAAATGGTTGGCCCCAGATGAACGAGGAATGATGCCAGGTACCCTCATCGATGGAGTCTTTGCGGATGCTGTCACAAAAGGGATCGCACCAGACCTACATGAAAACATGCTGACAGCCATGCTCCAAACGGCCCAAAAAACAGATCCTACTCAACATTTTGGTCGCCATGGCAATGAAAGCTACAAGACCCTTGGATATCTACCCGATGATTTTCACGAAAGTGTGAGCCACAGCCTAGATTATGCTTATAGTGATTTTTGCATTGCTACCGTTGCCAAGCAATTGAGTCATGCAGAAACAGCCGCTCGCTATGCTACTTCCAGCCTCTCCTACCGAACATTGTATGATGCCCAAACGGGCTTCATGAGAGCGCGATCCACCAATGGAAACTTTAAAGAGCCCTTCTCTCCTACCAGCTGGGGAGGAGATTATGCAGAATGTTCTGCAACCCAGGCTACTTTTGGAGCCTTACACGACCTCTCCGGCCTGATAGAGCTAATGGGCGGTAAAAAAGCCTTTACCCAACGACTGCTGGATCTAGCCAATCAAAAACCTCAATTTGATGTAAGAGGATATGGCTATGAAATCCATGAAATGAGTGAAATGGCCCAAGCCCCATTTGGGCAGATCGCCATCTCCAATCAACCCAGCTTTCACATTCCCTACCTCTTCCGTCACAGCCTTCATCCCGAATACACCAATCTCCTGATCCACCAGATCCGTTCTCAAGCTTTTCATCAAGATTTCCAAGCCTATCCAGGTGATGAGGACAACGGTAGCCTATCTGCTTGGTACATCTGGTCGGTCCTTGGACTCTACCCAACCTGCCCAGGAAAACCAATCTATGATCTGGGCCTCCCTCTCTTTAAAGAAGTTCTTCTCCATCTTCCAAATCATGAGCTCAAAATTTGCGCCAACTCACACACTGCAGGCGCCTATTTCATCCAAAAAGCCCTATTAGATGGCAAAGAGAAACAAGAGATTTCCCATCAAGATCTCCTTGAAGCCCAATTGCTCCAGTTTGACCTTTCATGGCTCCCCCCACATGCATAA
- a CDS encoding DUF6287 domain-containing protein, whose translation MKKVGAILVSLLSVVLLVACSQQRVSKKSPASSSQTTTSSEVKKTAASSSEVKEKEKKEEKKEVKKMDLEAIANGDYSSIAGIWQDDKGNKLVFNDKGLVSQELEGYGASLTDYGTASEGIYGGRDGGFLLEYIPAGVTIGDQVDDQGQVVFKDTSDASKNRLWSGVGIASFGEQGSIYYHVGDE comes from the coding sequence ATGAAAAAAGTTGGTGCAATTCTTGTGAGTCTTCTCAGTGTGGTCCTGTTGGTAGCTTGTTCGCAGCAGAGGGTGAGTAAAAAATCACCGGCTTCTTCTAGTCAAACGACGACCTCTTCTGAGGTCAAAAAGACGGCTGCTTCTAGTTCGGAAGTGAAGGAGAAAGAAAAAAAAGAAGAGAAAAAAGAAGTGAAGAAAATGGATCTTGAAGCGATTGCCAATGGAGACTACAGCAGTATTGCTGGTATCTGGCAAGATGATAAGGGAAACAAGCTGGTCTTTAACGACAAAGGGTTGGTCTCACAAGAGTTAGAGGGCTATGGAGCTTCTTTGACGGATTATGGAACAGCATCAGAAGGCATTTATGGTGGTCGTGATGGAGGCTTCTTGTTGGAGTATATTCCTGCAGGAGTGACCATTGGTGATCAGGTCGATGATCAAGGACAAGTCGTCTTTAAAGATACATCAGATGCCTCTAAAAACCGCTTATGGTCTGGTGTTGGTATCGCTAGTTTTGGGGAACAAGGCTCGATCTACTATCATGTAGGAGATGAATAA
- a CDS encoding zinc ABC transporter substrate-binding protein AdcA, protein MNFKKFGWLLLVALTLVLTACGKSQSQNGKLKVMTTFYPVYDFTKNIVGDEGTVDLLIGAGSEPHEYELSAKGRAMIQDSDVFVYENENMETWVPNLLKSMKDKKTKVIDATKGMVLLPGLEEEHEHEGGEEHHHEYDPHLWLSPHRAMKMVESIRDQLVAAYPDKKKTFEKNAQAYLKKLQALDQAYQDGLKDAKQKNFVTQHAAFRYLALDYGLNQVAISGISPDSEPSAARLRELTEYIKKNEIKVIYFEENASKSLAKTLSSEAGVELAVLNPLESLTDQEMKDGEDYVSVMKENLKALEKTTSQAGKDIQPEHEEDAKTVQKGYFEDSQVKDRSLANYVGDWKSVYPYLQDGTLDQVFDYKAKLNPTMTAAEYKEYYTKGYQTDIDRIKIDKDSMEFYQKGSSKKYTYKYVGKHILTYKKGNRGVRYLFEAKESDAGDFKYVQFSDHEITPVKAAHFHIFHGGKSQEALYDELENWPTYYPSNLSGLEVAQEMLAH, encoded by the coding sequence ATGAACTTTAAAAAATTTGGTTGGTTATTGTTAGTGGCTTTAACACTTGTTTTGACAGCTTGTGGCAAAAGTCAGAGTCAAAATGGGAAATTAAAAGTGATGACCACTTTCTATCCTGTTTATGATTTTACAAAAAATATTGTTGGAGATGAAGGAACGGTAGACTTGCTCATTGGAGCGGGATCAGAGCCTCATGAATATGAATTGTCTGCTAAGGGGCGGGCTATGATTCAAGATTCGGATGTTTTCGTTTATGAGAATGAAAACATGGAAACGTGGGTTCCAAATCTTTTGAAATCCATGAAGGATAAGAAAACCAAAGTGATCGATGCTACCAAGGGTATGGTCTTGCTTCCTGGATTGGAAGAGGAACATGAACACGAAGGGGGCGAAGAACACCATCATGAATATGATCCTCACCTTTGGCTCTCTCCACATCGTGCCATGAAGATGGTAGAGTCGATTCGTGATCAGTTGGTCGCAGCTTATCCAGATAAGAAAAAGACGTTTGAGAAAAATGCCCAAGCCTATCTGAAGAAATTACAGGCTTTGGATCAAGCTTATCAGGATGGATTGAAAGATGCGAAGCAAAAGAATTTCGTGACCCAACACGCGGCTTTCCGTTACTTGGCCTTGGATTATGGATTAAACCAGGTGGCCATTTCAGGGATTTCACCTGATAGCGAGCCTTCTGCTGCACGATTGCGTGAATTGACAGAGTATATCAAGAAAAATGAGATCAAGGTCATTTACTTTGAGGAAAATGCTTCTAAGTCCTTGGCGAAAACCTTGTCTTCTGAAGCTGGTGTTGAGTTGGCTGTCTTAAATCCTTTGGAAAGCTTGACGGATCAAGAAATGAAAGATGGCGAAGACTACGTGTCTGTTATGAAGGAGAATCTGAAGGCGCTAGAGAAAACAACGTCACAAGCTGGTAAGGATATTCAACCGGAACATGAGGAAGATGCTAAGACGGTTCAAAAGGGCTATTTCGAGGATAGTCAAGTTAAGGATCGTAGCTTAGCAAATTATGTAGGTGATTGGAAATCCGTTTATCCATACTTGCAAGATGGAACCTTGGATCAGGTCTTTGATTATAAGGCAAAATTAAATCCAACTATGACGGCTGCTGAGTATAAGGAATATTATACTAAGGGTTACCAAACAGATATTGATCGGATTAAGATTGATAAGGATTCAATGGAGTTTTATCAAAAAGGATCTTCTAAGAAATATACCTATAAATACGTAGGTAAGCACATTTTGACTTATAAGAAGGGAAATCGTGGTGTTCGTTATCTATTTGAAGCCAAGGAGAGCGATGCGGGAGACTTCAAATATGTTCAATTTAGTGACCATGAAATTACTCCGGTAAAGGCAGCTCACTTCCACATTTTCCATGGAGGAAAGAGTCAAGAAGCGCTTTATGATGAGTTGGAAAATTGGCCAACTTATTATCCTTCGAACTTATCTGGTTTAGAAGTGGCACAGGAAATGCTGGCTCATTAA
- a CDS encoding metal ABC transporter permease — MLDLFQYDFMQRALLAMVAMSLFSPVLGIFLILRRQSLMSDTLSHVSLAGVAFGLFLGISPTLSTMIIVIIAAVFLEYLRTLFKDFMEIGTAILMSTGLALALVLMRGGGKSSMSLDQYLFGSTLTITDEQVIALFVIAFVVLVLTALFLRPMYILTFDEDTAFVDGLPVRTMSILFNVVTGVAIALMIPAAGSLLVSTIMVLPASIALKLGKNFRGVMLIAVIIGFIGMFSGLILSYIADTPASASITLLFVALFLLVNLGSRLRK, encoded by the coding sequence ATGCTTGATTTATTCCAGTATGATTTTATGCAGCGAGCCTTGTTGGCTATGGTTGCCATGAGTCTTTTTTCTCCTGTATTAGGGATTTTCTTGATTTTGAGACGGCAGAGTCTGATGAGTGATACGCTGAGTCACGTCTCTCTTGCGGGTGTCGCTTTTGGGCTTTTCCTTGGGATCTCTCCGACGCTTTCGACTATGATCATTGTCATTATAGCTGCGGTTTTTCTTGAGTATTTGCGGACCTTATTTAAGGACTTTATGGAGATCGGGACGGCAATTCTAATGTCCACTGGTCTTGCCCTAGCTTTGGTACTGATGCGTGGTGGTGGGAAAAGCTCGATGAGCTTGGATCAATATTTGTTTGGTTCTACCTTAACCATTACAGATGAACAGGTGATCGCCTTGTTTGTGATTGCTTTCGTTGTATTAGTGCTGACGGCCTTATTCTTGCGGCCTATGTATATTTTGACCTTTGATGAAGATACGGCCTTCGTAGATGGCCTTCCTGTCCGGACTATGTCCATTTTATTTAATGTGGTAACGGGGGTTGCTATCGCCTTAATGATTCCTGCAGCAGGATCGTTATTGGTTTCAACCATCATGGTCTTACCGGCTAGTATTGCCCTGAAATTAGGGAAGAACTTCCGTGGGGTCATGCTGATTGCGGTCATCATTGGTTTTATCGGGATGTTTAGTGGGTTGATTTTGTCTTATATTGCAGATACACCAGCGAGTGCCAGTATTACGCTTTTATTTGTGGCACTGTTCTTGCTTGTGAATCTTGGATCACGTTTGAGGAAGTAG
- a CDS encoding metal ABC transporter ATP-binding protein, translating into MRYITVSNLSFYYDREPVLEGINYYLDSGEFVTLTGENGAAKSTLIKASLGILQPKVGTVEISKTNVKGKKLRIAYLPQQIASFNAGFPSTVYEFVKSGRYPRKGWFRKLNEHDEKHILKSLESVGMLEFKDRAIGSLSGGQKQRAVIARMFASDPDIFVLDEPTTGMDATTKSDFYELMHHSAHHHQKSVLMITHDPEEVNQFADRNIHLVRDQSSPWRCFNVHDIEGEGDHA; encoded by the coding sequence TTGAGGTATATTACGGTTTCAAATTTATCGTTCTATTATGATCGAGAACCGGTTCTGGAAGGGATCAATTACTACTTAGATAGTGGAGAGTTTGTTACGCTGACTGGTGAGAATGGGGCTGCTAAGTCAACCTTGATTAAGGCTAGTCTTGGCATTCTACAGCCCAAGGTCGGGACAGTTGAGATTTCAAAGACAAATGTAAAGGGAAAGAAGTTAAGGATTGCTTATTTGCCACAACAGATTGCTAGTTTTAATGCAGGATTTCCCAGTACGGTCTATGAATTTGTGAAGTCAGGTCGGTATCCTCGTAAAGGCTGGTTTCGAAAGTTGAATGAGCACGATGAAAAGCATATTCTAAAGAGTTTAGAATCTGTTGGGATGCTGGAGTTCAAGGATAGGGCGATTGGTTCTTTGTCTGGTGGTCAGAAACAACGGGCTGTCATTGCTCGGATGTTTGCTTCAGATCCGGATATCTTTGTTTTAGATGAACCGACAACAGGGATGGATGCGACGACAAAGAGTGATTTTTATGAGTTGATGCATCACAGTGCGCATCACCATCAAAAATCTGTTTTGATGATTACGCATGATCCTGAAGAGGTTAACCAGTTTGCGGATCGGAATATTCATTTGGTTCGCGACCAGAGCTCTCCTTGGAGATGTTTTAACGTCCATGATATAGAAGGGGAGGGTGACCATGCTTGA
- a CDS encoding zinc-dependent MarR family transcriptional regulator — protein MSEVANKIDRFLNSILLLSENQHEILVGSCTSGVSLTNTQEHILMLVADEALTNSVLAKKLNVSQAAITKAVKPLLSQGMLETYRDENDARVLYYRLTEIGKPIALEHQHHHQHTLHTYEDVLSKFTKNEQGVISRFLDLLEEEL, from the coding sequence TTGTCTGAAGTTGCAAATAAAATCGATCGATTTTTAAATTCTATTTTATTGTTATCTGAAAATCAGCATGAGATTTTAGTTGGTTCTTGTACAAGTGGTGTTTCATTAACCAACACTCAGGAACATATTTTGATGCTGGTTGCTGATGAAGCTCTAACAAATTCTGTCTTAGCTAAGAAATTGAATGTTAGTCAGGCGGCTATCACGAAGGCTGTGAAGCCATTATTAAGTCAAGGGATGCTAGAGACTTATCGAGATGAGAATGATGCTCGGGTTCTTTATTATCGCTTAACTGAGATTGGTAAGCCGATTGCATTAGAGCATCAGCACCACCATCAGCATACCCTTCACACTTATGAGGATGTTTTGTCGAAGTTTACTAAGAATGAGCAGGGGGTCATTTCGCGGTTTTTAGATTTATTGGAAGAGGAGTTATAG